Within the Eucalyptus grandis isolate ANBG69807.140 chromosome 1, ASM1654582v1, whole genome shotgun sequence genome, the region TGATTGCTGTGATCCGAACGAACTGAGAAGCTTATCCCTCCATTGAAGTGTCAGAGCTTATATCGGTAGCTAGTTCTCTTCACCTAGGACCTGATAATTGCAAGGCTGACAGCTAAGTAATTTCGTCAACAATCTGCTAGCTGTGACTGGAGGGAACTGAGAAGCTAATACCTTGAGCTATCTATACAAACTAAGCCCTCAAAGCATTTAACCACTGCAGACATGGAAGGCCTCCTACTAAAATTATCTTGTAAACACCGTGCTGATCAAACCATCCGTGGTCGCCACTGCATATTTCAGCACAAAAAGCCAATGACACGCAAGAGCGTGTACCCGTTTACTCATCTCCGAGTGTCTCTCAGGCATCTAATCAAACACTTGTTGTGTGGGGCTTAAAATCAGCACATTCCTCACGGAGGCGACTCATAGTCCAGGGGGCCGGAGCGATATTAATTGCGCTGCCGCTCCTGGCATTCGCCTACCATTCTTCACGGCCGACTCCGGGGATCCTTTGCCTGCTCACTTCACATTTGTGTGCGAGAAATTGTATAGCTTTTGCGTGAGAAGCCGTGTCCGGATACCATGGATATGAGCTCAAGCGAACAAATACGTGGTATTTCTCTTTGCCATTGTCAACTTTATGTCTCTGTCCGATTCAAAAGAGCGAAGCGATTCTGTTGGCCTCAACCTTTTTCTTACTCTTAGCCGGTGCTTcgaagatgaggaagatgcaGCCAATATGAAGTAAAGAACCGGTTCTAAGTTTATGCAGCCAATATGAAGTAAAGAACCGGTTCTAAGTTTAGTTCGGGAAAAAGGGGAAGGACGAATCGGATTCAGTTTCTGCCCAGCCATGTCGGTCAACCCTCGGAGCTCTCGGCATAAGTTAGTGGCCACAGCAACTTCGCCGACGTCGCGCCTTCTTCGGgcacatatttttcttgttggGAGCAATGTTTGGTGTTCTCGAAGGCGGGACTACTCGTGTTATGTTGTCtagtttattttttaacatGCCAACCCTgtgatataaatatttaaaaaaatttgtgggtGATTAGCTAATTATTCGAATTTATCCTGGTATAGGCGACTCccgataaaagaaaagttaaggTGCAATAAGCATGTGATTCTATTAAAATTAGGAGTAAAATCATGcgataaaattgatattttgtgaACTACTTTCCTAATCCAATTTTGGAATATGTTATCACAACTCATCCCATTAACGTGGTTccatatgaacaaaatttccGCTTTCTTCCGCAGATTGCTTTCTTGGTAGAATGTCGAGATGCTTTTTACGCATTTTAATTTGCCGagtagatctctctctctctctctctctctctctctctctctctaagctgaacttctctctctctaagctgaACGGATGCACTTTGAATTAACCGAAAGATGCAAGAAGAAGTCTCATTTTCAAGCCGAGGGACAAATCTTCCCGCATGGAGtactcaaaatttaaaagaagtgTGATGAAGAGGTCTTcacaaattcttttttcttctgttaCTTGCTCAAAGTACCTAATTTGACATACCAATTATTCAACGGCCAGAATGATGCAACGAACCTGTAAGGAGAAAAAATCGATATAGTACTGATGAACAAGCTCTAATGTGCAATTGGTGGCGTATCTACAGAGGGTTCCAATCATTAGGTGCATGCAAGTAAGGCAATTTTCACCTGCGATCCACATGCCACGACTAGAGCACCCAGGAGTTGGATGGTTCAGGTTCTTTCGACTCTTTTTGCTTGATTATGGGTCTCCCTCATTGCTAAATCATGAATTCCAGATTCGGACTGATTATGTTCTTGGCTGGACGGATCCCTTCATGTTCTGAGCTTTGTTTACTGAAAGTTCATGACTTTTTGACTAGTGCCTCGCACCAAACATACTCATTTCTTCTCAAGGTAACGAGTTTCCTTATCTCCACTTGGTTACTTCTGTCATCGTCTAACGTACAATCTGAAGGCAGAAGCTCATAACAACTCCTCTTTAGCAACTGCTCTGTTTTAAATTGCGGCTGATGTCTAAAGTGAGAACCTGAGTAACAATGTGCTCCATATTGTGCTCTACACTTTGCCCTGTTTGTTGCCAATCTTTCTTTTCCAATGTCTAATAGTGTAATTTTACAGTTGTAATTCAGCCATTCCCAGCTCTGGATAATCTTCACTCCTGTCTCCAACTGAGAGCAAGATCCTATTCTTTCTAGATTTTCCTACCTTTGGCAAAATGTACATACACCATAATCCATGATGTTTCCTAAAACCACAGCTAGCCAAATTTACCTACTTTTCTTCTGCAACTGAGATTCTTAATGCGGTACATCTCTGAAATTGTGTTGTAGCAACTTTGGCGCTCTTACTAGCAACCCTTTCTATAGACGGTTTCAGATTCATCCCAGTCATACATCTTCTTACTCGAATTATGGTGTTCAAAATGTTAATGAGGACATCTGCTGCATTACACATCTTGATTTAGAGAAgggatttttctctctctcagaggAATGGTATGCTTATTTGATGGATCAGTTCGTTTACTAGGGTTGGCATAGAAAAACTCGCAGGTTACATTTCTGAGTAATCTTATGCCATCTTTGATATGAATGAGGCCTAGAAACACTTCAAACTGGACGACTTTATTTGTGTGTCGACCTGCTCCTTTGTTTGGAAATGAGAAATATTATACACCGTAGTCATGATGGCAAGAAACAGTATGGTGATTTGCCAAAGGTATCTTACAGGAAAGGTTGCCTTGATGTCCCTCATGTGTTTGGATTTCAACGAGAATGAGTGATGGAATTGAGCACCGTCTCATGCAAACTGATTTATGGTTGGAATCTTTATTTGTATCATGACCTTTCAACcgattaaatgaaaaaatgacttagaatttcattaaaattatgGGATCATAAGTACGACTACAAGAAAAAACATTTATACGGCAGAAACACTAAAAGAAGTTACCCCATCTAAGCATCAGAGTTCATGTCTGAAGCTGGTTTTGTTCACCTAGGACCTGATAATTGTGAGGGCGATAGCCGAGAAGCATCATCAACACTACGATCGCTATGACCAGAAGGAACTGAGAAGCTGTATCTCAAGCCTTCTTCTATATCAGTTGAGCCCTCCAAGCATTTAACCACTTGCGACATGGGGGGCCTCATGCTGCTATCATCTTGCAAGCACCATGCTGCGATTTTCATCATCTTGACAACTTCTTGGCCGTGCAGTTGCATGTCCCCACTGGACTTATCAACCATCTCCAGTAGTTGTTCTTGTTCTGCTTTGCATTTGAAAAGGGCCAACATATGCACTTCATCACTTGGCAAAGAGCGCTCCACAATTTTCCTCCCACATAGGACTTCTAACATGACAATACCAAAACTATATACGTCTACCTTTTCCGTTATAAGAGAGCTCAGCCACTCTGGAGCAAGGTAACCCGGTGTTCCTCGCATGGTTGTCATGACATGGCTTTGGTCCTTATTGATAAGCTTCGACAGCCCAAAATCAGCAAGCTTCGCATTGAAATGTTCATCCAAAAGAATATTTTGGGGCTTGATGTCCAAgtgaattattttttgatgaCATTCCTCATGGAGATAGGCTAGTCCTTTGGCAATGTCGAGGATAATCTTTCTCCTCACTTGCCAACAGACATCAAATTCTTGATCATTATGGAAGATCCATTTATCAAGAGAACCATTGCACATGTACTCGTACACTAAAAGCCTATGTGATTTTTCAGCACAAAATCCAAGTAGCCTCACCAAATTGACATGATGGATTGTGCCAATGGTTTCAGCCTCGGCCAAGAATGACTTCTTCATTTGACCAAAACCATCAAGGCGCTTTACTGCAATCCTAACACCACTGGGTAAAGTTCCTAGAAACACTGAGCCAAATCCTCCTTCCCCAAGCTTGATGTTGAAATCTCCTGTCATGGCCTTCAAGTCCTCATAACGGAATCTAGTTATCTGAAGCCTTGGTAAGTCTGGATCATCATCCTCAACACCATTTCTTCtcaatttagttgaaatataaATCCCAAATACACTTACCAAGAATAGCAAAACAGCTCCAACAGTAGTCCCTAGGATTAACACTCTTcgtccccttttctttcttcgaaAGATTGATGATGGCATTGGTGTCTTTGtacttttgttgactttgatAAATGCCGTGGTGGAATAGGACCCGAGAGGGTCGTCCATAAGGGAAAATGGCTCTGGTAATAAAAAGCAGTCCACCCTAGAGAAAATTGTTTGGTTACGAAATAGTGCCATTTTGCAAGAGCATCCTTTTCTCAAACACTCTTTCTTGCAACTCTCCGCAGTTGTGTTTGAGATGTCCTCACTAATTTCGTTGTTCGACAAAGCAAAGTAggtgatcttcccaacttctaCGAAAGTGTTATTGTGTGAATCACAAGAGAAAGGCAAGCTGCGATTGCAACTGGAGGACGAATCCCCATCAATTGGCTCTGTCTCGTCTGGACACCGACAACCAGAGTCATCAGAGACATTTGAACAAATGCCATAACTACCACATGCAAGTGGATAAtcgcatttatttaatttatccTCAAGAAGATCCGCCGCCTTGTTCCAAAATTTGGAGTGTTCATCATAAACATGACGCTTCAAATGCCCATGGTCCCCCAGTCGGATAAACTGAGCTGAAGATATTGGGGAAAATTTTAACTCACCGAAGGTTCCATTATTGTAAAGTGCTCTAACCTGCCCATCGTCGCTCTTCATGTCCCTCACGTTACTCGTTTCGTAGTAAATTTGGGGAGAATAGGCTGCCCTTACAGATGCGAGGAAGCCTATCTGATCATCGGTGGCGAACGTGTAAAAAAGTGCTGTCCCATCCGGCGCACTCGACGGTCTGGTTAGTTTCATGCCGGGACGTAGCTCCTGTCCAGGAAGAATTGTGTCTACAGGGTGATCGAAAGACTGCCAAATGATGGCATCATTTGTGTTGTAGAGCACGAGATTTCCAACTTCAGTCAAGTTTAAGCCTCCCACTGACTTGCCGGCGGTATTGGTGGACCACATAATTTTTCCATCGTCACCCAGTAAAACTAAATCGCCCTCCTTGGTGAGTCGCATTTGCGAAGTGTCGTTCATGGGTTCGTGAGGAATCGACCAAACTGACGATGGTATGATGTTTTTCATGTCCTGTGTCGGTTGGAAAACAAGCAGGTGAAAAGACCAGCTTCCACCACCAGAGTCCATGAAGCCACATAAGAAACTTGGTCCTGTGTTTAGCCTGGAAAGCACAACCTTGAAACGAACACCAACATAATTTCCGGAGGAGGTATAGATTTTGGTTGTATTGAAGTCGTAAAGGTTACTGAGCATCCATATGGTGGGAACACCGACCGATGAAGGTCCATTCATGAATTTGGCGATGGTTAGTGGCGgaagtaggaggaggaggaggaggaggaggagactcGGAAAAGGAACGGGGAAACAAGAAGGGATTTTCCCAGCAGGTTGGACCATTGAGTTTTGTGCAAGTAAGATTAGGTGTTTTGAGTGGGAACTAGAAGAAGGAACGCCTCTATGCTAGAGATCTGCGGATGATGATGCCTTTTATAAAGAAGAGGTCAGAGGTCTCTTTCCTCTCCCTGTCGAAAGACTTCAAAGTTCGGAATAGTTTATGCTTTCATACTGTCAAAAATCTCTCTTCCTTATTTttcactaataaataaataaatgcataaaatgaaaagaagtttGCTGAATGGAGTATTGAGAATTGATAAGATATGTAAGTACTCTATTTACTAATTATTCATTGGTTAATTTATGAGTTCAAAGGCATATAAATTTATTCCTAAGGAGGTAATAAGATGTTATTTGGACAATTTAAAGGTAACGATGGAgagttaaatttaattaatagagatcaaatttttttgttggattCGAAAGAAAATTGAGGGTAGCGGGATaaagttgatttttgaaattatgcaaaaataagTATTAACTGTTTCTTGTactcctaaaataaaaataatcgatCAATAATAGTATCTTTCACCAAAATCATTTGAATTATGATCTTTAATCGGCAAATACTGagtatgataaaagaaaatgctaaattgaaaatttagaattcTTTTTAATGAGTtagcaaaataaatattattgcAAGTCTTATTCGTCTCCTTTACTACATTGACTCTTCTATTTGCCTTATACCAGCTTTATCACCATGATAACCTtttcgaataaaataaaaataatcagtGGGATCTTGATTCTGACAAAAACTTGGACGATCTTCCAATCAACCAAACGTGGAGATAGGGAAAGACTCATTTGTTTTGTACGTGAGTAACACATTTTCTTAAAGATGAAAAAGCTTTCTTTAGACAAATAATTCTAAGTGAAAGAAACACCATAAACGAAATAACTCATGAGACTAAACCTGAACAAGTTACATGAATATGGATTTGGAAAATCGTGTTCGTGCCATATCTTTAATCCACATATACAAGCACATTCTTTTATTGTAATACCAATCTCAAGACtttcaagtaaaataaattgaaatgagaATCCTAAACCAAATCGAGCATGCATTGATATTAATTATATAAGAAACAAAGCGTGAACACAATCACCGAAAAGATTGTGAGATCAAGCAAGTACGAGACGATTTTGCTCTTAAGCATTTATGCATATTTAGTACGAACTGGTTCAATTTCGCGAACATGCATGATACATGAAAAGTTAAGTGtacccaaaattttgaaaatttcttaatttattcttaataaacGAAGggttaaatcaataaataaataaaaatgtagtTGCATCCGATACACGACAAAAGACATGGTGAGGCACCACCATGTGAGAATCCCAGCCATTTTATTGACGAAGTCAACCGTCTTAAACGTAATGAGAACACAAGCCAATCTTCAAACCTTCAAAATGCACAATTTCTTCTGCAGACCCCAGAAAGGCCACAACGGGCGTCAACGCCCCCTTGCGCGTTACAACATCACCTTGTGATTGGTTAATTCATGCATTTTCCACACAGATAGGTACTTTCTTTCCGCGTTGTACTAATCTCACGACTTTCGAGAAAAATATGTTGAAAGGAGAATCCTTAACCAAATCGAATAAGCAACAAAGTGTGAACATAATCACTGAAAAGATTGTGAGATTAAGTGAATATGAGAtaaattgagtcataaaacttctATGTCCAGGCAATTAGGTGATGGTCATGCTCTCAAGCATTTATGCATATTTAGTACAAACCggttcaaaatttctaataagGAATACGCATGATACATGAAAAATCAAGTGTACTcaaaattatgagattttcttaatttattcttaattaaaGAAGggttaaatcaataaataaataaaattgtagTTGCATTCGATACATGACAAAAGGCATGGTGTGGCAACACCGTGTGAGAATCCCAGCCATTTTATTGACGAAGTCCACCGTCTTAAACGTAATGAGAACACGAGCCAATCTTCAAACCTTCAGAATGCACCATTTCTTCTGCGGACCCCAGAAAGGCCACAACGGGCGTCAACGTCCTCTTGCGCGTTACAACATTTGCCTTTTGATTGGTTAATTCATGTATCTTCCACACAGACAGGTATTTTCTTTCCGCGTTGTACTAGTCTCACGACTTTTGGGTAATAATGCTGAAGTAGAATCATAAACCAAATTGAACGCACATCAATAGTAATTATATGAACATTACTGTGTGAGAGATTgtgaaatcaaataaacaaaaaaaataattgagtgATAAAATTTCTCCGTCAGTCAATCCCATGTTAACAAGTGCTTATTATGCATATTTGATTCGAACTacttcaatttttgaatatcAAGTATACATGATACAAGAGAAAGTAAATCTAttcaaattatgaaatttttttttgatttatttgtgaataAAAAAAGGCTTAAAacagtcaaaaaaaaaatccacattcCTTCATATCAAAAAAGTGGGAGGCATCTCTAGACATGACAAATGACAATAGATATGGCAGTGGTTAAGATAGTACCTCACCACAACCCAAGAGCTCAAGAGCTCCATAGAGGGTCGCCCCACTTACCAAGAAACCTTAATGGGCTGACAAGACTGCGCTCCTTATTTTAATATGTCTATTTCTACACGCCTTAGCTCCCAATTGAGGAGAAaagttcttcttccctctttcaaGCAAATACTCCAAATTTTTTACGTCCCACATTTCAGAGATGTAAGAGTTTAAGGTCATACTTCTTACGTTCGCTCATTTCAAGAAAGTGGAGAGGCATCTCATGCACGACAATTGATAATGGGCATGCTGGGTACTACCATCTGATTTCCAGTACTTTTATTGACGAAGTCAACCTTCTTAGAAGTAAGTAACGAGAACACAAGCCAACCTTTAAACCTCCCATTCTCATGATGTTCCAAATGGCGTGTTATGACATAACCGCGTGATTGGTTAGATTATATGGTTTTCATCTTTCATCAATTGGTCAACAAAACTTTAGAAGTATTTTCTCTAATCTAAACAGCTTAAACCTCGAagcagaaaattcataatttcctctgaaatttgttaattttttgctAGAACCACTAAGGATGAAACAAGCTGACTATATTTTATTCCGTCCCTAATTATTTTCTTCGTGAATAACAATAGCAAATCCATCCTCTATTTATGAGCTGATGCATTTAATTGATCAACATTAACTGTTTTGCTATGTTTTCGTTATTAACAtttactttcttatttttttccttgtatAATAATAGTCAAGggttattttcttcctttcaaggGATTGAATATCAAGGGTCAAACTTCTTTGAAACTAAAACCGCCGGACATTTCATTAGATGTACAAGAATTGCCCAatcatattttatataatttacaaAGAATTGGATGGTAAACCCATCCATAGCGATGAAACGACTCATTTCTAATTATGTgagttcttgagaacaattgttcaaaatcttttgaTCATTTCGATATACCACATTAACAAGAATTCTGAAAAGACACTATGTGATCTTTAGACCACGTAAAGCGAATTCATCATCAACAACGGTCCAAATGATAATCTTAATTCATATAGTCTATGGAGCATGCAACATGGAATTCCATATCTCAAGATGTACATATCTTTATCAACATTGGGTTTTATCTTgatgaaaaaatataaagatcCAAGATGTTCGGTTTTTTCTAATGTCAAAAAGTAATATCAAGCACCTTTTaatctctttcttttaaaacaGAAAAGTTCTCTTTTGTGTTCCTGAAGCAGTtgatttacaaatttttttttaggttctTCACAACCTGCTTTAGTCGCTGATGATCTCAACAAGAACTCAGGTAGATCTCAGTGATGAATGATAACGGGAAAACAAATAGTAGAGAACTGAGCAACCATCAAGACAATGCATCTAGCACAGTTTTCTTTTACACGCAGGAAAGAATAGACATTcttagaaaaacaaacaagaacaTCATTATCAACTGAAGGAAACTgttcaaacaaagaaattgtttcCACCATCAATGACACCTAATGTGTTCACATGTCACAGCAATAAAATCCCACGATGGCCCAAATGAAAAGGCAGAGTAGAAGAACATGGTGGAATGAAAGAGCAGAACGCTTGTAATATTCTAGCCTAGGGTGGTCCTCTACATGCTTAAAATCTTGGAAAATAAAGCAAAACTGCCATCCCACTGGAAGTCCATCCCACAATTTGGAGATGTGTCGCTTAGCCGTCTCTTGATAGCATTCCAAGTCACCCGTCATCGAACAGAGGCACAAGGGGCCATGCTGTAATTAAAATGGAAAGCCCAAGAAATCAAGACTCAACCAGAAGCAAGTGACCGAGGCATTTTCATGAAGCTTCAATGAAGCTGATCAGAATGGACGTTTTACAGGTCAACAAGCATCTTCAAACAATTTACATTAGACTTGTTGGTGGCTCAGTGTTTGCTCGAGAACAACAAACCAAGGCATGTAaagcagagaaagaaaatgTTCTACTTGGATTATCCATTTAAATGCTGCCTTTTGACCATGCTTCATCgtcctctttttcctttgagATTATGTCAGCTCCAATGTTTGCAAATGAAACTCATTTACCCCATTGACATCATTATCTGACAGGAAGGCTTGTTACCAAAGGTTTAATATTGCAATGAGAGCACTTAGAGAATTAATTCGTAGGAGGTTATAAGTGAAACAAGTTCTTTTCATCCAGGACCTGATGATTGCAAGGCTAGCTCGGTAGATTGATTGACAATGTGATCATTGTGATCTGAATGAGCAGAGAAGCTTAGCACTATCAAAGGGGGCTATCCATTGAAGTGACAGAGCTTATATTGAAAGCTAGATTTCTTCACCTCAAATCTGATAATTGCAAGGCTGATAGCTAAGTAATTTCGTCAACCATCTGCTTGCTGCGACTGGAAGGAATTGAGAAGTAATGACTTGAGCTAACTATCTAATCCCTCAAAGCAATTAACCAATGCAAACATGGAAGGACTCTTACAAGAATCATCTTGCAAACACCATCCTGATCAAATCGACCCTGTTTACCACTACGTATTTCAGCACGCAAAAACAATGAAAAGCAAGAGTGCATACTCGTTACTCATCTCCGAGAGCCTGTCAGGCATTTAATCAAGCAGTTGCTGTGCGCGACTTAAAATCACCACATCATACGCACCCCAAGCCATTAATATCCCACCGTTTTGTAGTTACTGGTGGAGTCCTTCGGTATGAAAGAGCACGTGTAAGCACAGTAAGACTCGGGCGAGCAACATCGAAGAAGTAGTCCCGTGGAGGCGACTCATGGTCTGGCGCCGGAGTAAAATTACTCGAGCTGCTGCTTCCAGGCATGCGCCGACCGTCGTTCACGGCCAACTCCGGCGATCCTTTGCCTGTTCACTTCGCATTTGCGCGTGTAAAATTGTATAGCCTTTGCATCAGAAGCCGTGTCCGAATGCCATGGATATAAGCTCAGGGGAACAAACACGTGGTATCTGCTTTTGCCATTGTCAACTTTAAACGTCCGTGTCCGATTCAAAAGAGCGAAGTGATTCTGCTTGCCTCCGCTTTGGCCATTGCGAGCAAAAATACGTGGTATCTCCTCAAGGTAATGACTTTCCTTGTCTCCACCTTGTCGCCAATCGTTCTTTTTCAGTGGGCCAATGGTGTAAATTTTCTAGCTGTAATTCAGCTATTCCAAACTCTGGATAATCTACATTCCTGTCTCCAACTAAGAGCAAAATCCTATTCTCTCCAGATTTTCCTTCCTTAGGCGAAATGTGCATACGCCATTACCCATGAGATTTCCTCAAACCATAGCTAGCCAAATTTACCCATTTTTCTCCTGGAACTGGGATTCTTGATGTGGTACTTCTCTTTGGCGCTACTGCTAGCAACCCTTTCTACAGATGGTTTCGGATCCATCCCAGCCAGACATCTTCTTACTCAGATTATGGTGCTCAATACGTTAATGAGGACATCTGACGCATTACACATCTTGATTTAGAGAAGTCATTATTCTTTCTTTCAGAGGAACGGAATGCTTATTTGACAGTCTGCTCATTTACTAGGGGTTGGGATAAAAAAACTTGCA harbors:
- the LOC120288673 gene encoding G-type lectin S-receptor-like serine/threonine-protein kinase SD2-5 produces the protein MALFRNQTIFSRVDCFLLPEPFSLMDDPLGSYSTTAFIKVNKSTKTPMPSSIFRRKKRGRRVLILGTTVGAVLLFLVSVFGIYISTKLRRNGVEDDDPDLPRLQITRFRYEDLKAMTGDFNIKLGEGGFGSVFLGTLPSGVRIAVKRLDGFGQMKKSFLAEAETIGTIHHVNLVRLLGFCAEKSHRLLVYEYMCNGSLDKWIFHNDQEFDVCWQVRRKIILDIAKGLAYLHEECHQKIIHLDIKPQNILLDEHFNAKLADFGLSKLINKDQSHVMTTMRGTPGYLAPEWLSSLITEKVDVYSFGIVMLEVLCGRKIVERSLPSDEVHMLALFKCKAEQEQLLEMVDKSSGDMQLHGQEVVKMMKIAAWCLQDDSSMRPPMSQVVKCLEGSTDIEEGLRYSFSVPSGHSDRSVDDASRLSPSQLSGPR
- the LOC120286688 gene encoding EP1-like glycoprotein 2, which translates into the protein MVQPAGKIPSCFPVPFPSLLLLLLLLLLPPLTIAKFMNGPSSVGVPTIWMLSNLYDFNTTKIYTSSGNYVGVRFKVVLSRLNTGPSFLCGFMDSGGGSWSFHLLVFQPTQDMKNIIPSSVWSIPHEPMNDTSQMRLTKEGDLVLLGDDGKIMWSTNTAGKSVGGLNLTEVGNLVLYNTNDAIIWQSFDHPVDTILPGQELRPGMKLTRPSSAPDGTALFYTFATDDQIGFLASVRAAYSPQIYYETSNVRDMKSDDGQVRALYNNGTFGELKFSPISSAQFIRLGDHGHLKRHVYDEHSKFWNKAADLLEDKLNKCDYPLACGSYGICSNKLGRSPTLLCRTTKLVRTSQTQLRRVARKSV